Proteins encoded by one window of Mercenaria mercenaria strain notata chromosome 4, MADL_Memer_1, whole genome shotgun sequence:
- the LOC128556432 gene encoding uncharacterized protein LOC128556432 isoform X1, whose product MKVFQILSVLLYILNGISVGFILDDFSTTNGLTATTPAQPNCKIDVFENCTNGFTSLVNVTGNGEVTFDRQGLLDFYCGPSVAESIQCLKDNLDPTCGPDTDAAVINSTLANIPPDFSYDNVCRNTTDYNELLSCQLLLPNIQGYIDCITGETLNKTLDPTDTCKFFKGTLGCSYKYTKLMCPDSIGAFKENAKSTGNCNPDFENSQEASACDENMQEACSVAYKPPSMVNSSATEIANFICSKRSLEYQMCLRKVFELCKDKNGFDFSSISNDILQYETQTAMYCSDDKEIRELTKCQSMFPKLSSFQECVTGKTLNETIDPADQCRFLQNSVGCSYKYTDLMCPEYLDAFNKTAAIPPNCQQDIDLIKTVTTCDNNTDQACSAAYNPPTANDPEEYVEFICTGRAKGYTICLQKVHTLCQSTNIDVSALLQQSQSSKNQTEIICADKTSYKAFAKCLTSFVVSNEYTKCASTVASSNTCSIHVCILNSIKKTCPTSEAFYKKLNYDALVECNVMTASGTLVIPMVSSSSSNLQLSMLTFIAAVLNAFVRFI is encoded by the exons ATGAAAGTGTTTCAAATACTGTCAGTGCTACTTTATATACTGAATGGAATATCAG TAGGATTCATACTGGACGATTTCTCCACGACAAATG GTTTAACTGCGACCACACCTGCACAGCCCAACTGTAAAATTGACGTGTTCGAGAACTGCACAAATGGTTTTACATCCCTTGTAAACGTCACAGGAAATGGTGAGGTTACCTTTGACAGGCAGGGTTTGTTGGATTTCTATTGCGG TCCTAGTGTTGCGGAATCAATACAGTGCCTGAAAGACAATTTAGATCCAACATGTGGTCCAGATACTGACGCCGCAGTCATAAACTCAACACTTGCCAATATTCCACCCGATTTTTCGTACGACAACGTTTGCCGTAATACCACAG aTTATAACGAGCTTCTTTCTTGTCAACTACTTCTTCCAAATATTCAAGGCTACATTGATTGTATTACTGGTGAAACATTGAACAAGACTTTAGATCCTACAGACACATGCAA GTTTTTCAAGGGTACGCTCGGATGCTCATACAAATACACAAAACTGATGTGTCCTGATTCTATTGGTGCATTCAAAGAAAACGCAAAAAGCACTGGAAATTGTAATCCGGACTTTG AAAACAGTCAAGAGGCGAGTGCATGTGACGAAAATATGCAGGAAGCATGCTCTGTTGCTTATAAACCTCCATCAATGGTAAACTCATCAGCTACGGAAATTGCAAATTTTATATGCAG CAAAAGGAGCCTTGAATATCAAATGTGTCTTCGTAAGGTATTCGAATTGTGTAAGGATAAAAATGGTTTCGACTTTTCTTCAATTAGCAACGATATTCTGCAGTACGAAACCCAGACGGCCATGTATTGTTCCGACGACAAAG AGATCAGAGAACTGACGAAGTGTCAGTCAATGTTTCCTAAACTCAGTTCCTTCCAAGAGTGTGTCACTGGAAAAACGTTGAACGAAACAATTGACCCTGCTGATCAGTGCAG ATTTCTCCAGAACTCAGTCGGATGCTCTTACAAGTACACTGATCTGATGTGCCCAGAATATTTGGATGCTTTTAATAAAACTGCTGCTATTCCGCCTAATTGTCAGCAAGATATTG atttgattaaaacGGTCACCACTTGCGACAATAACACAGACCAAGCCTGCAGCGCTGCATATAATCCACCTACAGCCAACGATCCTGAAGAATATGTTGAGTTTATATGCAC TGGACGAGCAAAAGGGTATACCATCTGTCTACAGAAAGTGCATACACTGTGCCAGTCTACTAACATTGACGTCTCCGCACTGTTACAACAATCCCAGTCCAGCAAAAATCAAACAGAGATCATATGCGCCGACAAAACTA GTTACAAAGCGTTTGCAAAATGTTTGACGAGTTTCGTGGTCTCGAACGAATATACGAAATGTGCATCAACGGTTGCCTCTAGTAATACTTGTAG TATCCATGTATGCATCCTGAATTCTATCAAGAAGACGTGCCCCACTAGCGAAGCATTCTACAAAAAGCTTAACTATGATGCATTGGTGGAATGTAATGTTATGACTGCCTCAG GGACACTTGTTATACCAATGGTTTCTTCTTCGAGCAGTAATCTACAACTGTCAATGCTTACATTTATCGCTGCTGTCTTGAATGCTTTCGTTCGTTTTATCTAG
- the LOC128556432 gene encoding uncharacterized protein LOC128556432 isoform X2: MKVFQILSVLLYILNGISGFILDDFSTTNGLTATTPAQPNCKIDVFENCTNGFTSLVNVTGNGEVTFDRQGLLDFYCGPSVAESIQCLKDNLDPTCGPDTDAAVINSTLANIPPDFSYDNVCRNTTDYNELLSCQLLLPNIQGYIDCITGETLNKTLDPTDTCKFFKGTLGCSYKYTKLMCPDSIGAFKENAKSTGNCNPDFENSQEASACDENMQEACSVAYKPPSMVNSSATEIANFICSKRSLEYQMCLRKVFELCKDKNGFDFSSISNDILQYETQTAMYCSDDKEIRELTKCQSMFPKLSSFQECVTGKTLNETIDPADQCRFLQNSVGCSYKYTDLMCPEYLDAFNKTAAIPPNCQQDIDLIKTVTTCDNNTDQACSAAYNPPTANDPEEYVEFICTGRAKGYTICLQKVHTLCQSTNIDVSALLQQSQSSKNQTEIICADKTSYKAFAKCLTSFVVSNEYTKCASTVASSNTCSIHVCILNSIKKTCPTSEAFYKKLNYDALVECNVMTASGTLVIPMVSSSSSNLQLSMLTFIAAVLNAFVRFI; this comes from the exons ATGAAAGTGTTTCAAATACTGTCAGTGCTACTTTATATACTGAATGGAATATCAG GATTCATACTGGACGATTTCTCCACGACAAATG GTTTAACTGCGACCACACCTGCACAGCCCAACTGTAAAATTGACGTGTTCGAGAACTGCACAAATGGTTTTACATCCCTTGTAAACGTCACAGGAAATGGTGAGGTTACCTTTGACAGGCAGGGTTTGTTGGATTTCTATTGCGG TCCTAGTGTTGCGGAATCAATACAGTGCCTGAAAGACAATTTAGATCCAACATGTGGTCCAGATACTGACGCCGCAGTCATAAACTCAACACTTGCCAATATTCCACCCGATTTTTCGTACGACAACGTTTGCCGTAATACCACAG aTTATAACGAGCTTCTTTCTTGTCAACTACTTCTTCCAAATATTCAAGGCTACATTGATTGTATTACTGGTGAAACATTGAACAAGACTTTAGATCCTACAGACACATGCAA GTTTTTCAAGGGTACGCTCGGATGCTCATACAAATACACAAAACTGATGTGTCCTGATTCTATTGGTGCATTCAAAGAAAACGCAAAAAGCACTGGAAATTGTAATCCGGACTTTG AAAACAGTCAAGAGGCGAGTGCATGTGACGAAAATATGCAGGAAGCATGCTCTGTTGCTTATAAACCTCCATCAATGGTAAACTCATCAGCTACGGAAATTGCAAATTTTATATGCAG CAAAAGGAGCCTTGAATATCAAATGTGTCTTCGTAAGGTATTCGAATTGTGTAAGGATAAAAATGGTTTCGACTTTTCTTCAATTAGCAACGATATTCTGCAGTACGAAACCCAGACGGCCATGTATTGTTCCGACGACAAAG AGATCAGAGAACTGACGAAGTGTCAGTCAATGTTTCCTAAACTCAGTTCCTTCCAAGAGTGTGTCACTGGAAAAACGTTGAACGAAACAATTGACCCTGCTGATCAGTGCAG ATTTCTCCAGAACTCAGTCGGATGCTCTTACAAGTACACTGATCTGATGTGCCCAGAATATTTGGATGCTTTTAATAAAACTGCTGCTATTCCGCCTAATTGTCAGCAAGATATTG atttgattaaaacGGTCACCACTTGCGACAATAACACAGACCAAGCCTGCAGCGCTGCATATAATCCACCTACAGCCAACGATCCTGAAGAATATGTTGAGTTTATATGCAC TGGACGAGCAAAAGGGTATACCATCTGTCTACAGAAAGTGCATACACTGTGCCAGTCTACTAACATTGACGTCTCCGCACTGTTACAACAATCCCAGTCCAGCAAAAATCAAACAGAGATCATATGCGCCGACAAAACTA GTTACAAAGCGTTTGCAAAATGTTTGACGAGTTTCGTGGTCTCGAACGAATATACGAAATGTGCATCAACGGTTGCCTCTAGTAATACTTGTAG TATCCATGTATGCATCCTGAATTCTATCAAGAAGACGTGCCCCACTAGCGAAGCATTCTACAAAAAGCTTAACTATGATGCATTGGTGGAATGTAATGTTATGACTGCCTCAG GGACACTTGTTATACCAATGGTTTCTTCTTCGAGCAGTAATCTACAACTGTCAATGCTTACATTTATCGCTGCTGTCTTGAATGCTTTCGTTCGTTTTATCTAG